Proteins from a single region of Paraburkholderia aromaticivorans:
- the istB gene encoding IS21-like element helper ATPase IstB, producing MNAPAYENGRLALMLNELRLPTIGRLWPEFAERSDKEGWQASRLLGALLEHELAERAKRRIERHRTESHLDPTKTLATFDFGMVPMVSKAHVTALATGESWLEKGATILLFGPPGAGKSHLGSAIGHALIDAGYRVLFTRTSELVQKLQAARQSLQLPSALAKLDRFDLIILDDLSYARKDQAETSVLFELIAERYERKSLLITANQPFSGWNDVFPDPGMTVAAIDRLVHHSTIFELNVESYRRRKASDKQSARRRQLPNDNYDGGATTMN from the coding sequence ATGAACGCACCCGCCTATGAGAACGGTCGTCTGGCCCTCATGCTCAACGAGCTGCGCCTGCCGACGATCGGCAGGTTGTGGCCCGAGTTCGCGGAACGCTCTGACAAGGAAGGCTGGCAGGCTTCACGGCTGCTCGGCGCATTGCTCGAGCACGAACTGGCCGAGCGCGCCAAACGACGCATCGAGCGCCACCGAACCGAGTCGCATCTGGACCCGACCAAGACACTTGCTACCTTCGACTTCGGCATGGTGCCGATGGTCTCGAAGGCGCATGTCACTGCGCTGGCAACCGGGGAATCCTGGCTGGAGAAAGGCGCCACGATTCTCCTGTTCGGGCCGCCTGGTGCCGGCAAGAGTCATCTGGGATCGGCTATCGGACACGCGCTGATCGACGCTGGCTACCGGGTGCTGTTCACGCGCACCAGCGAACTCGTCCAGAAGCTCCAGGCTGCACGCCAGAGCCTGCAACTGCCATCCGCGCTCGCGAAGCTCGATCGCTTCGATCTCATCATCCTGGATGACCTGTCGTACGCGCGCAAGGACCAGGCCGAAACCAGCGTACTGTTCGAACTGATCGCCGAGAGGTATGAGCGCAAAAGTCTTTTAATAACGGCCAATCAGCCGTTCTCTGGCTGGAATGATGTGTTCCCCGACCCCGGCATGACGGTCGCAGCCATCGACCGGCTCGTCCATCACTCGACGATCTTTGAACTGAATGTAGAAAGCTATCGCCGTCGAAAGGCCAGCGACAAACAGAGCGCGCGCCGGCGACAATTACCCAACGACAATTACGATGGAGGCGCGACAACTATGAATTAG
- a CDS encoding OmpP1/FadL family transporter: MPDIKTTDMATGESASSGNHGNNNGPYFAPEAAFVYRAGKYAFGVGAFAGGGLGTQYGGSSFLSRTTTNGINTGFDNFSRLLVLRIPFAMSYDVTDKLTVGGSLDAVWTSLNLGMLLDASQIGTLAAQHRASGTLLPALASVPGLSGGYINFAHNGIVGGGADAWGIGGKLGLTYRLTPDTVFGLAYNFKTHVGDLGGHATLSAVSSVAGNIPLDGQITVHSFEMPAQFTAGISHRFNDHWSVSADYQRVFLASVFKDINVSFVQSGTGANLNLSLPQNYRDINVFGVGAEYRYNASLAFRAGFHYAQEAIPNNMLLAVIPAIPTTTLTGGVSYAFSQNSKIDLGISFALQKTLTNTSQPNTSVPIKVTHSQINAAAAWQKRF; the protein is encoded by the coding sequence ATGCCCGACATCAAAACCACCGATATGGCGACGGGCGAATCGGCAAGCTCGGGCAATCACGGCAACAACAACGGCCCCTACTTCGCGCCCGAAGCCGCATTCGTGTATCGGGCCGGGAAGTATGCATTCGGCGTGGGTGCCTTCGCGGGAGGGGGACTCGGCACGCAGTACGGCGGCAGCAGCTTTCTGTCGCGCACGACCACCAACGGCATCAACACCGGCTTCGACAATTTTTCGCGTCTCCTGGTGTTGCGCATTCCGTTTGCCATGTCTTACGACGTCACGGACAAGCTGACGGTCGGCGGCTCGCTCGACGCAGTCTGGACCTCGCTGAATCTCGGCATGCTGCTGGATGCCTCGCAGATCGGTACGCTCGCGGCCCAGCACCGCGCGTCGGGCACGCTGCTGCCCGCGCTCGCCAGCGTGCCAGGCCTGTCGGGCGGGTATATCAACTTCGCGCATAACGGAATCGTGGGCGGAGGCGCCGATGCCTGGGGGATCGGCGGCAAGCTGGGCCTCACGTATCGCCTCACGCCGGACACCGTGTTTGGCCTGGCCTACAACTTCAAGACGCACGTTGGCGATCTGGGCGGCCATGCAACGTTGTCGGCAGTGAGTTCCGTTGCCGGAAACATCCCGCTCGACGGTCAGATCACGGTCCACAGCTTCGAAATGCCCGCGCAGTTCACGGCAGGTATTAGCCACCGGTTCAACGATCACTGGAGCGTTTCGGCCGACTATCAGCGCGTGTTTCTCGCGAGCGTGTTCAAGGACATCAACGTGAGCTTCGTACAGTCGGGCACGGGGGCGAACCTGAACCTGTCGCTGCCGCAGAACTACCGTGACATCAACGTGTTTGGCGTGGGGGCGGAGTACCGCTACAACGCGAGCCTCGCGTTCCGTGCGGGCTTCCATTATGCGCAGGAAGCCATACCCAACAATATGCTGTTGGCCGTCATTCCCGCCATCCCGACCACGACCCTGACCGGCGGCGTCTCTTATGCGTTCAGCCAAAACAGCAAGATCGACCTTGGCATATCATTCGCATTGCAGAAGACCTTGACGAACACGAGTCAGCCCAACACCTCCGTGCCGATAAAGGTGACCCACTCGCAGATCAACGCGGCGGCGGCCTGGCAAAAACGGTTTTGA
- the istA gene encoding IS21 family transposase yields MSGTRITDQQVRLYMNKRKHHPQEVAAAKTGISVRTARRIERDATLPSQKPRQSWRTRPDPFVDVWDSEVVPLLRNAPNLMGITVLRKLQDDHPDRYPDSMRRTLERRIRQWRALEGPSLEVFFPQEHQPGVRGLSDFTDMSKLCVTIGGAPFGHRLYHFVLAFSRWEYANVVEGGESFEALAAGLQNALWQAGGSPHEHRSDSLSAAFKNLQEQDDLTTRYAALLDHYGMEGTRNNRGLGHENGSVESSHRYLKEAVDQALMLRGHRDFADRAAYDEFIREVVMRRNRRNAAAFRIERTQLQDLPERRTTDFVEEEALVTRCSTFTVRGILYSAPSRLIGHRLKVRLYGDRLDCYLSGALVHSTPRGSRAADNRHALDYRHFIDSLKRKPQAFRGLAFRDALFPRDAYRRTWERLEAQLTQRQACKTMVGLLELAGHHGVEALLAQRLDALLVVGELPDLKQLRDEFAPREALCPEVVVEMPPIAVYDELLDKAAA; encoded by the coding sequence ATGTCTGGAACCCGCATTACCGACCAACAGGTTCGTCTCTACATGAACAAGCGCAAACACCATCCGCAGGAAGTCGCGGCCGCCAAGACCGGTATCAGCGTGCGTACGGCACGCCGCATCGAGCGCGATGCCACGTTGCCCTCCCAGAAGCCGCGTCAATCATGGCGGACCCGCCCTGATCCCTTCGTCGACGTATGGGACAGCGAAGTCGTACCACTGCTGCGCAACGCGCCCAACCTGATGGGCATCACGGTCCTGCGCAAGCTGCAGGATGATCACCCGGATCGATATCCCGATAGCATGCGTCGCACGCTGGAGCGACGTATCCGCCAGTGGCGGGCACTCGAAGGGCCTAGCCTGGAGGTGTTCTTCCCCCAGGAGCATCAGCCCGGCGTGCGCGGACTGTCGGACTTCACCGATATGAGCAAGCTGTGCGTGACGATCGGCGGCGCCCCGTTTGGCCACCGCCTGTATCACTTCGTACTGGCGTTCTCGCGCTGGGAGTATGCGAACGTTGTTGAGGGTGGCGAGAGTTTCGAGGCCCTCGCTGCGGGATTGCAGAACGCGCTATGGCAGGCGGGCGGCAGCCCGCACGAACATCGCTCTGACAGCCTGTCGGCCGCCTTCAAGAACTTGCAGGAGCAGGACGACTTAACGACGCGTTATGCGGCGTTACTCGACCATTACGGCATGGAGGGCACGCGCAATAACCGCGGGCTGGGCCACGAGAACGGCAGCGTGGAATCCTCGCACCGGTATCTGAAGGAAGCGGTCGACCAGGCTCTGATGCTGCGCGGCCATCGCGACTTCGCTGACCGGGCGGCTTACGATGAATTCATCCGTGAGGTGGTGATGCGCCGGAACCGGCGCAACGCCGCGGCGTTTCGCATTGAGCGCACACAGTTGCAGGATTTGCCTGAACGCCGTACCACTGACTTCGTCGAGGAAGAGGCGCTCGTGACCCGTTGCAGCACGTTCACCGTGCGCGGCATCCTGTACAGCGCGCCGTCGCGCCTGATCGGCCACCGCCTGAAGGTGCGTCTCTACGGTGACCGGCTCGACTGCTATCTGTCGGGCGCGCTGGTGCACAGTACGCCGCGAGGCTCCCGTGCCGCCGACAACCGCCACGCACTGGATTACCGTCACTTCATTGACTCTCTCAAGCGCAAGCCTCAGGCGTTCAGGGGACTTGCGTTTCGCGACGCGCTGTTTCCGCGCGATGCCTACCGCCGGACCTGGGAGCGGCTGGAGGCGCAACTGACGCAACGTCAGGCATGCAAGACCATGGTGGGGTTGCTCGAACTTGCAGGGCACCACGGCGTTGAAGCGTTGCTGGCGCAGCGGCTTGATGCGTTGCTCGTAGTCGGCGAACTGCCCGACCTGAAACAGTTGCGCGACGAATTCGCTCCGCGTGAGGCGCTGTGTCCCGAGGTGGTGGTCGAGATGCCTCCCATCGCAGTCTATGACGAACTGCTCGACAAGGCGGCCGCATGA
- a CDS encoding HoxN/HupN/NixA family nickel/cobalt transporter — MTDLIKALFGNASGSLRQKIGGLYALLIAFNVGAWLWAFAAFHHYPLLMGTSLLAWSFGLRHAVDADHIAAIDNVTRKLMQAGKRPTTAGLFFSLGHSTIVVLASVGIAATALAMKSRMAGFQEIGGVIGTLVSTFFLFAIAVMNLLILASTVRAFGRVRRGSPYNDEDLDLLLANRGFLSRIVKPLFHLITRSWHMYLLGFLFALGFDTATEVGLLGISAASAAQGLPIWSILVFPVLFTAGMTLTDTTVSILMLGAYGWAFVKPVRKLYYNITITTISVVVALIVGGIEGLGLIGDQLQLSGRFWDLIGSLNDNFGMIGYVIIGVFVVIWLCSAAVYRWKRFDEPDVSS, encoded by the coding sequence GTGACTGACCTGATCAAGGCATTGTTTGGGAACGCATCAGGCTCGTTGCGGCAAAAGATCGGCGGCCTCTATGCACTGCTGATCGCATTCAATGTCGGTGCCTGGCTTTGGGCGTTCGCCGCATTTCACCACTACCCGCTGCTGATGGGCACCAGCCTGCTGGCCTGGTCATTCGGTTTGCGACATGCAGTCGACGCCGATCACATCGCTGCCATCGACAACGTCACGCGCAAGCTCATGCAAGCCGGAAAACGCCCGACCACGGCCGGACTGTTTTTCTCGCTCGGCCACTCGACGATCGTCGTGCTCGCCTCGGTTGGCATCGCCGCCACTGCGCTGGCCATGAAGAGTCGCATGGCTGGCTTCCAGGAGATTGGCGGCGTCATCGGCACCCTCGTATCGACCTTCTTCCTGTTCGCGATTGCCGTGATGAACCTGCTGATTCTGGCGTCGACGGTCCGCGCCTTCGGCCGGGTCCGGCGCGGCTCACCCTATAACGACGAAGATCTCGATCTGCTCCTGGCCAATCGAGGCTTCCTGTCGCGCATCGTCAAGCCGCTGTTCCACCTGATCACACGCAGTTGGCACATGTATCTGCTCGGCTTCCTGTTCGCGCTCGGCTTCGATACCGCAACCGAGGTCGGACTGCTCGGCATTTCTGCTGCAAGTGCCGCGCAAGGCCTGCCGATCTGGTCGATCCTTGTGTTTCCCGTGCTGTTCACAGCAGGCATGACGCTGACCGACACGACCGTCAGCATCCTGATGCTGGGCGCGTATGGCTGGGCCTTCGTCAAACCGGTCCGCAAGCTTTACTACAACATCACGATTACCACCATTTCGGTCGTGGTTGCGCTTATCGTCGGCGGCATCGAAGGCCTCGGTCTGATCGGCGACCAGTTGCAACTCTCCGGCCGGTTCTGGGATCTGATCGGCAGCCTCAACGACAACTTCGGCATGATCGGCTATGTGATCATCGGGGTATTCGTCGTCATCTGGCTATGCTCGGCCGCCGTGTACCGCTGGAAACGCTTCGACGAACCGGACGTTAGTTCGTAA
- a CDS encoding IS5 family transposase, protein MKQQTLAMAADQGAGFETKRKRTRRDEFLDTMNRIVPWSALCALVEPYYPRRGNGRPPIGLERRLQIHFIQHWFNLADLACEEARYDSTSLRRFVGIDLGGEAMPDATTMHKFRHLLEKHKLGEQIFAEMGRVLQASGMKLNSGTIVDATLIGASGSTKNEQKARDPEMRQTKKNGNWHFGMKLHIGVDSRSGLAHSAVVTAANVHDKHAIPQLLHGQEQRVYGDNAYASQKALIHGKAPKARDFTNQRTRRNGVVDEVARRKNRNKSRIRARVEHVFAVVKRLWGFTKVRYRGLAKNANRAFVTLALANVYLCRRHLLAQVRP, encoded by the coding sequence ATGAAGCAGCAGACGCTGGCGATGGCCGCCGATCAAGGTGCGGGCTTCGAAACGAAGCGCAAACGTACGCGGCGGGACGAGTTTCTGGACACGATGAACCGGATCGTGCCGTGGTCGGCGTTGTGTGCGCTGGTCGAGCCGTACTACCCGAGGCGCGGCAACGGACGCCCGCCGATTGGCCTGGAGCGCAGGCTGCAGATTCACTTCATCCAGCATTGGTTCAATCTGGCCGACCTCGCCTGTGAGGAAGCGCGGTACGACAGCACGAGCCTGCGCCGCTTCGTGGGCATCGACTTGGGCGGTGAAGCCATGCCGGATGCAACAACGATGCACAAATTCCGGCACCTGCTCGAGAAGCACAAGCTCGGCGAGCAGATCTTTGCGGAGATGGGGCGGGTGCTGCAAGCCAGCGGCATGAAGCTCAATAGCGGCACGATCGTCGATGCCACCCTGATCGGGGCATCGGGCTCGACGAAGAATGAACAGAAGGCGCGCGATCCCGAGATGCGTCAGACAAAGAAGAATGGCAATTGGCATTTCGGCATGAAGCTGCACATCGGGGTCGACAGTCGGAGCGGCCTGGCTCACAGCGCGGTGGTGACGGCGGCCAATGTCCACGACAAGCATGCGATACCGCAACTGCTGCATGGGCAGGAGCAACGCGTCTACGGTGACAATGCCTACGCGAGTCAGAAGGCACTGATTCATGGGAAGGCCCCCAAAGCGCGCGACTTCACGAATCAGCGCACGCGTCGCAACGGCGTAGTCGACGAGGTGGCGCGCCGCAAGAACCGCAACAAGTCGAGGATCCGGGCCCGCGTCGAACACGTATTCGCCGTGGTCAAGCGGCTTTGGGGCTTCACGAAGGTACGCTATCGCGGGCTCGCGAAGAATGCGAACCGCGCCTTTGTCACCTTGGCGCTGGCCAATGTCTATCTGTGCCGCAGACACTTGCTGGCACAGGTACGCCCGTAA
- the hypF gene encoding carbamoyltransferase HypF: MLNAAPYHSARLRIRVTGVVQGVGFRPFVYRLATTRRLCGWVLNDPDGVLLEVEGAAHVLSDFVAALQSELPPLARITSLQSEAVTPLRDDAESFAIRESKYSGSRLALMPIDSCMCDACLAEMRDPANRRYRYPFINCTNCGPRYSLIDAIPYDRANTTMRDFPMCAACEAEYNDPSNRRFHAQPNACPVCGPQLALHDADGRLAEGDEAMVATLEALGAGLTVAVKSVGGFHLVVDARNRAAVARLRERKRRPSKPFALMVSSVNAVREYASCREDEARWLTSTGRPIVLLRKLDGGDLADNIAPRNPNLGFMLPSAPLHELLLGDPALPVLVMTSGNVSGHPIAYRNEEALARLFEVCDRVLLHNRDISVRIDDSVVRCSSHPDLPEPQISFLRRARGFAPYSIETAQPLAPVLAYGAELKTTVALAGPGRVYVSQHVGDLSNDETLRSHQGIAAHLADLYALAPELAACDLHPSFHSTRLAALAYARCEQVQHHHAHMAACMAENGLAGPAIGVIFDGTGYGPDGTIWGGEFFVGDALEVRRTGHLRPLSLLGGDKAVREPVRTALALALESFDGDVAVLSQVPVLAALEKQARQVYTKMWQNHINVTRATSMGRLFDGVAALTGICTKAEYEAQGPIELEGLLGRDLAMSEPYEYGTDESADVDFELDYRPLVRQIVADVSAGVAPATISRRFHSTLVHAIAALCGRLRDTYSLDTVVLSGGVFVNEFLLVNSLLELRRTGFDVHCHREVPTNDGGIALGQVVVASARCRE; this comes from the coding sequence ATGCTGAACGCAGCTCCGTATCATTCCGCGCGACTGCGGATCCGTGTAACCGGCGTGGTGCAGGGCGTCGGCTTCCGCCCGTTCGTGTATCGGCTGGCAACGACACGGCGCCTATGCGGCTGGGTGTTGAACGATCCCGACGGCGTATTGCTGGAAGTCGAAGGTGCTGCACACGTACTGTCTGATTTTGTCGCCGCGCTGCAATCGGAGTTGCCACCGCTGGCCCGGATCACGTCCTTGCAGTCCGAGGCCGTGACGCCATTGCGCGATGATGCCGAAAGCTTCGCGATTCGCGAAAGCAAGTACAGTGGCAGCCGGCTGGCGCTGATGCCGATCGATTCCTGCATGTGCGATGCGTGTCTTGCCGAGATGCGCGATCCGGCCAACCGGCGCTATCGCTATCCATTCATCAACTGCACGAATTGCGGGCCGCGCTATTCGTTGATCGACGCGATTCCGTATGATCGCGCGAATACGACGATGCGCGATTTTCCGATGTGTGCAGCGTGCGAGGCTGAATACAACGATCCGTCTAATCGGCGTTTCCATGCACAGCCCAATGCCTGTCCGGTATGCGGCCCGCAGCTCGCCTTGCACGATGCAGACGGCCGCCTGGCGGAGGGGGATGAAGCCATGGTCGCTACGCTCGAGGCGCTAGGCGCGGGGCTGACGGTCGCGGTCAAGAGCGTCGGCGGTTTCCATCTGGTTGTGGATGCGCGCAACCGCGCGGCAGTGGCACGTTTGCGCGAACGCAAGAGGCGTCCGTCGAAGCCGTTCGCGCTGATGGTTTCAAGCGTGAATGCAGTGCGCGAGTATGCCAGTTGTAGGGAGGACGAAGCACGATGGCTGACCTCGACTGGCCGGCCGATCGTACTGCTGCGCAAGCTCGATGGCGGCGATCTTGCCGACAATATTGCCCCGCGCAATCCGAATCTGGGATTCATGCTGCCTTCGGCGCCGCTGCACGAGTTGCTGCTAGGCGATCCGGCATTGCCGGTACTGGTGATGACGAGCGGCAACGTATCGGGCCATCCGATTGCCTATCGCAACGAGGAGGCTCTGGCGCGGTTGTTCGAGGTGTGTGATCGGGTGTTACTGCACAACCGCGACATCTCGGTCCGTATCGACGATTCCGTGGTCCGCTGCTCGAGTCATCCGGACCTGCCGGAGCCGCAGATCAGCTTTCTGCGGCGGGCACGCGGATTCGCGCCATATTCGATCGAGACCGCTCAGCCGCTCGCGCCGGTACTGGCATATGGTGCCGAATTGAAGACGACGGTTGCACTGGCGGGACCGGGCCGCGTTTATGTCAGCCAGCATGTCGGCGATCTGAGCAATGACGAGACCTTGCGTTCGCATCAAGGGATCGCAGCACACCTTGCTGATCTGTATGCGCTTGCGCCCGAGTTGGCAGCATGTGACCTTCATCCCTCGTTTCATTCCACGCGGTTGGCGGCGCTTGCGTACGCGCGCTGTGAGCAGGTGCAGCATCATCATGCGCACATGGCGGCCTGCATGGCCGAAAACGGACTCGCCGGGCCGGCGATCGGCGTGATCTTCGATGGTACGGGTTACGGTCCGGACGGAACGATCTGGGGCGGCGAGTTCTTTGTGGGCGATGCGCTCGAGGTCAGGCGCACCGGCCATTTGCGCCCGCTGTCGCTGCTCGGTGGCGACAAGGCCGTGCGTGAGCCGGTGCGTACTGCGCTTGCGCTTGCGCTCGAATCGTTTGATGGCGATGTGGCTGTGCTGAGTCAGGTGCCGGTGCTCGCTGCACTGGAGAAGCAGGCGCGGCAGGTCTATACGAAGATGTGGCAGAACCATATCAACGTCACGCGTGCGACCAGTATGGGACGCCTGTTCGATGGGGTAGCCGCACTGACTGGAATCTGCACGAAGGCGGAATATGAGGCGCAAGGGCCGATCGAACTCGAGGGATTACTCGGGCGCGATCTCGCGATGAGCGAGCCGTATGAGTATGGGACAGATGAGTCCGCTGACGTGGATTTCGAACTCGACTATCGGCCGCTCGTCCGGCAGATTGTTGCCGATGTCTCGGCCGGGGTTGCACCGGCAACGATCAGCCGGCGCTTTCATTCCACGTTAGTGCATGCGATTGCCGCACTGTGCGGGCGTCTGCGCGATACGTATTCGCTGGATACCGTGGTGTTGAGCGGCGGCGTGTTCGTGAACGAGTTTCTGCTGGTGAATTCGCTGCTCGAATTGCGGCGGACCGGGTTCGACGTTCACTGCCATCGCGAGGTGCCGACCAATGACGGTGGTATTGCGCTAGGACAGGTGGTTGTGGCGAGTGCGCGATGCCGCGAGTGA